The Candidatus Latescibacter sp. nucleotide sequence TCTTTTCATAGAATTCCTCCAATCCCCCTGCCACCAGCACTCCATATTTTTGGCGGAGTATTCTTCGTATATCGCCCTCATGGATACCTTCTGGAGGAAGGATGGCGGTGGTGGTGGGAGAGGCAAGGCTTGCATCCGGAAAGAGAGTCAGCCCGAGGTGCGGCAAAGCGGCGTGAATGGCCTTCGCCGCAATCCGGTGACGGCGGAAGCGGGTTTCCAGACCTTCCTCCAGAACCAGCCGCGATGCCTCATCGAGCGCATACACCAGGTGGGTCGCCACAGTCATTGGCTGGCGGCGGTATTTGAATTTCAGAAGCCCTCCGTGTTCTTTTTTAAACCACATCAGCTTCCAGCGGTTCAGATCGAAGAAGAAACTCTGGGGAATGGTGGTGCGCCGGTCAAAAATATCCCACATGCGGTCAGCTATTCCCACCGGCGCCAGACCCGCCAGTGAACCGAGACATTTCTGGCTCCCGGTACAGAGAAGGTCGATCCCCCACGCATCCATCCGGATCTCCGCGCCGCCGGCGGAGCTAACCGCGTCCACAATATAGATGAGATTGAAGCGCCCGGCGATTTCACCGATTTCTCTGATGGGATTCAGCACACCGGAAGAAGTTTCGGAATGGACTACGGCGATTGCTTTGAGATCCGGAGAGAAAGCGGCGTCTTCGATACGGTCAAGATCGAGTGGTTTCCCCTGTTCGGATCTGACCTCCACCACATCGAGACGGCAGCGCAGGGCTATCTCACGGAGCATGTT carries:
- a CDS encoding alanine--glyoxylate aminotransferase family protein, coding for MRELFMMPGPTEVAPSVIQSMCRPAISHGDPRFHDIMDRASEQVAEIIGASGQVVLLNASGRGGIEAAMSTALEPLDRILVINNGVFGNMLREIALRCRLDVVEVRSEQGKPLDLDRIEDAAFSPDLKAIAVVHSETSSGVLNPIREIGEIAGRFNLIYIVDAVSSAGGAEIRMDAWGIDLLCTGSQKCLGSLAGLAPVGIADRMWDIFDRRTTIPQSFFFDLNRWKLMWFKKEHGGLLKFKYRRQPMTVATHLVYALDEASRLVLEEGLETRFRRHRIAAKAIHAALPHLGLTLFPDASLASPTTTAILPPEGIHEGDIRRILRQKYGVLVAGGLEEFYEKMFRIGHMALTASYEYIIPTIAALELTMQELGVKTVETGRAVAAAQEVYAKDKC